The proteins below are encoded in one region of Halocatena salina:
- a CDS encoding HVO_0234 family beta-propeller protein codes for MSSIEEKRVYDASTGKTDAFVATGIGIAHVECSGGLVGGFELVHRCTGGDIATSGGQIAVGTDADVLIWRDEEFVSTGFGSKTGNTAQQAPRQCPPTAVGFHDGLVAASSARIARYTEGTWHDLRVRGTEHDVPAVSAFADQLVATDVGVYRIEGKTLSPAGLETVRDVSVTGTPLAGTTTGLYRLENGWKLVFEKPVHCVASDGVRIHVGTDDGLFVRSRRTGSNEQWERAAIPTTERIADIAYGESTYAVTVDGTFLVESEGEWRARSIGLPDVCGLVVP; via the coding sequence ATGAGTAGTATCGAAGAAAAGCGAGTGTACGATGCATCGACTGGTAAGACCGATGCGTTCGTCGCCACGGGGATCGGTATCGCTCACGTCGAGTGTTCCGGTGGTCTCGTTGGCGGGTTCGAGTTGGTTCATCGGTGTACCGGTGGCGACATCGCGACCTCAGGGGGACAGATAGCGGTAGGGACTGATGCGGATGTGCTCATCTGGCGGGATGAGGAGTTCGTCTCGACAGGATTCGGTTCAAAGACGGGAAACACCGCTCAGCAAGCACCTAGACAGTGCCCACCGACCGCGGTCGGTTTTCACGATGGACTCGTCGCTGCCAGTTCGGCTCGGATTGCGCGGTACACCGAGGGAACGTGGCATGATCTCCGGGTAAGAGGAACCGAACACGACGTTCCTGCGGTCAGTGCGTTCGCCGATCAGTTGGTCGCGACCGATGTAGGGGTGTACCGTATCGAGGGCAAAACGCTCTCACCAGCCGGTCTAGAAACCGTTCGGGACGTTTCCGTGACAGGGACACCGCTCGCTGGGACGACGACCGGGCTGTACCGGCTCGAAAACGGATGGAAACTCGTATTCGAAAAGCCAGTGCACTGCGTCGCAAGCGACGGTGTCCGCATTCACGTCGGGACTGACGACGGGTTGTTCGTCCGTTCGAGACGGACGGGATCGAACGAACAGTGGGAGCGGGCGGCGATTCCGACCACCGAACGGATCGCAGACATCGCTTACGGCGAATCGACGTACGCGGTGACAGTCGATGGGACGTTTCTCGTCGAATCCGAAGGGGAATGGCGTGCGCGATCGATCGGCCTCCCGGACGTCTGTGGACTCGTAGTGCCGTGA
- a CDS encoding NAD(P)/FAD-dependent oxidoreductase — MTEDVVVLGSGYAGAGAIKSLEQEVSNRADITWISDVDHHLVLHEVHRCIRDPELQRKVSIPINEIKSSDTEFIQGTVTTLDTDERTVHLDDGSTVEYDYCVVGIGSRTAFFGIDGLERHSHTLKSLRDALSIHDDIKSAAKEASRTDPASVVVGGAGLSGIQSAGEIAMFRDQYRAPLDIYLVEGLDSVYPPGDPEVQGKLTKMLSDRGIDIKTGEFITEVDEDTVYIGEETELDYDVLLWTGGITGQDCTEEIDLEKDDRSHRLHASSTFQTSDDRVFAIGDTALVDQVDGDAAPPTAQAAWQAAEVVGENVRKTMRDQPLTTWTYEDKGTVISVGDAAVANNVIGSPIDTFGGVAAETLKKAIATRWINKITSVKRAAKAWPDM; from the coding sequence ATGACGGAAGACGTTGTCGTCCTCGGTTCTGGGTATGCCGGTGCGGGCGCGATCAAGAGTTTAGAACAGGAGGTCAGCAATCGGGCAGATATCACGTGGATATCGGATGTCGATCACCATCTCGTTCTCCACGAAGTACACCGCTGTATCCGCGATCCGGAGCTTCAACGAAAGGTCTCGATCCCGATCAACGAGATCAAAAGCAGTGATACGGAGTTCATTCAGGGGACGGTAACGACGCTCGACACGGACGAGCGCACGGTCCATCTCGATGACGGCTCGACAGTCGAGTACGACTACTGTGTGGTCGGTATCGGTTCTCGAACCGCGTTTTTCGGCATCGATGGATTGGAACGACACTCCCACACGTTGAAAAGCCTCCGTGATGCGCTGTCGATCCATGACGACATCAAGTCGGCTGCCAAGGAGGCCTCTAGAACTGATCCTGCGTCGGTCGTGGTTGGTGGAGCCGGGTTGTCCGGCATCCAGAGCGCGGGTGAGATCGCGATGTTCCGCGATCAGTACCGGGCACCCTTGGACATTTACCTTGTCGAGGGATTAGACAGCGTTTACCCACCGGGCGATCCCGAGGTACAGGGCAAGCTCACGAAGATGCTTTCCGACCGGGGAATTGACATCAAGACCGGCGAATTCATCACCGAGGTTGATGAGGACACGGTGTACATCGGCGAGGAGACGGAACTTGACTACGATGTGTTGCTCTGGACCGGCGGCATCACTGGTCAGGACTGCACCGAAGAGATCGATCTAGAGAAAGACGACCGCAGCCACCGGCTGCACGCGTCCTCGACGTTTCAGACGAGCGACGACCGCGTGTTCGCCATCGGCGACACCGCTCTCGTCGATCAAGTCGACGGCGACGCGGCTCCACCCACTGCACAGGCGGCGTGGCAGGCGGCGGAGGTCGTCGGAGAGAACGTCCGGAAAACGATGCGCGATCAACCGCTCACAACGTGGACCTACGAAGACAAAGGGACCGTCATCTCCGTGGGTGACGCGGCAGTCGCAAATAACGTGATTGGTTCGCCGATCGATACGTTCGGCGGTGTCGCCGCTGAAACCCTGAAGAAAGCGATCGCTACGCGCTGGATCAACAAGATCACCAGCGTCAAACGCGCCGCGAAAGCGTGGCCGGACATGTGA
- a CDS encoding PAS domain S-box protein, with protein MGKSIGVLIVDDDPVAANATALSLERIDEGISTTTATATGRLPETIAASRIDCLVCAHDRSGIDAITVLERIRRDHGSLDVPFVLFTEIESTELLRRAITAGVTEYVKHTPENDCYRELAEQIRRAVPNRHDPPDRQQHREASRTSGQLSPMDDINLRRLAESNLIGVFLTCDFEFEYVNEELAEIFGYSRTELVTKLSVQDLVYEDDRPHFIEHLQRREWNLIDDPLHTFRGVRKDGTLIHVEVRSDRINTTDTSAVLGLLTDVTPRKRREKELKRYRSLVNTAGDIVYALDANGRFTFVNDMGLHLTGYSREEIIGQHASLVLDDQAIADGKAHIQELLENDAKTRMSKSYEIALTTADGATIPCETNITILTHNGTFNGTVGVVRDVSKQQELKADLRHERDQFAALFENITEPTVQYVMKNSTPHVEAVNTAFENVFGYSQEEIVGRSIDDVILPNGQETQANALNKHVSRGKQIEVEVTRKTKDDLRTFRLSTAQMSVDVDPIRGYAIYQDVTERKRRQNELERQNKQLEEFASVVSHDLRQPLGIASGKLSIVQERHDSRHLDDIGDALQRMESLIENVLTLARQGKIVSTPTPTDLSTVVRKAWEIAGSEQGDLVIEGPLAEIDADSQRLQELFENLFRNAIEHCRPDVVVTVGMLGTTGFYVEDDGPGIPPTKQERVFDRGYSTAENGTGLGLVIVQTIVEAHGWSISVTEGRTGGARFEIEERSPLQ; from the coding sequence ATGGGTAAGTCGATAGGCGTTCTCATCGTCGACGACGATCCCGTAGCGGCAAACGCGACAGCGCTCTCACTCGAACGCATCGACGAGGGGATCAGCACAACCACGGCGACAGCAACTGGGCGACTTCCAGAAACCATCGCCGCGAGCCGGATCGATTGCCTCGTCTGTGCACACGACCGATCGGGCATCGACGCTATCACGGTTCTCGAACGGATACGACGCGATCATGGGTCCCTCGATGTTCCATTCGTTCTGTTCACCGAGATCGAATCGACCGAGCTGCTCCGTCGGGCGATCACTGCTGGTGTCACCGAGTACGTGAAACACACACCGGAGAACGACTGTTATAGGGAACTTGCTGAGCAGATTCGAAGGGCAGTACCGAACCGTCACGATCCACCCGATCGACAGCAACACCGGGAAGCTTCGAGGACGAGCGGACAGCTCTCCCCGATGGACGACATCAACCTCCGTCGACTCGCCGAATCGAATTTGATCGGGGTGTTTCTCACCTGCGATTTCGAATTCGAGTACGTCAACGAAGAGCTGGCGGAGATATTCGGATATTCGAGAACGGAACTGGTGACCAAGCTGTCGGTTCAGGATCTCGTGTATGAGGACGATCGTCCCCACTTCATCGAACACCTCCAACGACGGGAGTGGAACCTCATCGACGATCCGCTGCACACGTTTCGTGGGGTCCGAAAGGACGGAACGCTGATCCACGTCGAGGTTCGCAGCGACCGGATCAACACGACGGACACCTCCGCAGTACTCGGTCTCCTCACTGACGTTACCCCCCGCAAACGCCGGGAAAAGGAGCTGAAACGGTATCGATCGCTCGTGAACACTGCCGGTGACATCGTGTACGCGTTGGACGCCAACGGACGGTTCACGTTCGTCAACGACATGGGACTCCATCTGACGGGCTATTCCCGTGAGGAGATCATCGGTCAACACGCCTCGTTAGTACTCGACGATCAGGCGATCGCCGACGGTAAAGCTCACATCCAAGAGCTGCTCGAAAACGACGCCAAAACCCGAATGAGTAAATCCTACGAGATCGCTCTGACGACAGCCGACGGGGCGACCATACCGTGTGAAACGAACATCACGATCCTCACCCACAACGGAACGTTCAACGGAACTGTCGGTGTCGTTAGAGACGTTTCCAAACAACAGGAGCTCAAGGCGGATCTGCGACACGAGCGCGATCAGTTCGCTGCGCTGTTCGAGAACATCACAGAGCCGACCGTTCAATACGTCATGAAAAACAGTACGCCGCACGTCGAGGCGGTCAACACGGCGTTCGAGAACGTGTTTGGCTACTCTCAAGAGGAGATCGTCGGTCGATCGATCGATGACGTCATTCTCCCGAACGGCCAAGAAACCCAAGCGAACGCGCTCAACAAGCACGTCAGCCGGGGCAAGCAGATCGAAGTGGAGGTGACTCGAAAGACGAAAGACGATCTTCGGACGTTCCGGCTCTCGACCGCCCAGATGTCCGTCGATGTCGATCCGATTCGGGGGTATGCGATCTATCAGGACGTTACAGAACGGAAACGCCGCCAAAACGAACTCGAACGGCAGAACAAGCAGCTCGAAGAGTTCGCCAGCGTAGTGTCCCACGATCTCAGGCAACCCCTCGGTATCGCATCGGGGAAGCTCAGCATCGTTCAAGAACGCCACGATTCACGTCATTTGGACGACATTGGTGACGCACTACAACGGATGGAATCGCTCATTGAAAACGTGTTGACACTCGCACGGCAGGGAAAGATCGTCAGCACGCCGACGCCGACCGACCTCTCTACTGTCGTACGAAAGGCGTGGGAGATCGCGGGCAGCGAACAGGGAGATCTCGTCATCGAGGGACCACTCGCGGAAATCGACGCCGACAGCCAGCGCCTACAGGAGTTGTTCGAAAACCTATTCCGGAACGCGATCGAGCACTGTCGACCGGACGTCGTCGTCACCGTCGGTATGCTCGGAACTACCGGATTCTACGTCGAAGACGACGGGCCGGGGATCCCTCCCACAAAACAGGAGCGGGTGTTCGATCGGGGCTACTCGACCGCCGAGAACGGTACCGGACTCGGTCTCGTCATCGTTCAAACGATCGTCGAAGCACACGGCTGGTCGATCAGCGTCACAGAAGGTCGGACCGGTGGCGCACGCTTTGAAATCGAAGAACGCTCACCGCTTCAGTGA
- the rocF gene encoding arginase, which translates to MPRPIRAIGVPMDLGADRRGVDMGPSALRYAGLADALTDLDYSYTDTGDLDVTHPELGNPDSVEPSTGRAKYLAEIRELCVDLEATVAETIAEGAVPLVLGGDHSIAIGSVRGSARTGDIGMVWFDAHGDFNTPETTPSGNVHGMPLAAVLGHGSFATLDWAPASIDPENVALVGIRNLDDDERKALRDSGVTIFTMSDIDERGATAVTEEALSIADAPDGIHVSLDLDWLDPREAPGVGTPVRGGVTYREAHAAMETIEETNLRSIELVEVNPILDDHNQTAELAVELVTSALGKTIL; encoded by the coding sequence ATGCCACGACCGATTCGTGCCATTGGTGTCCCGATGGACCTCGGAGCGGACCGGCGGGGTGTCGACATGGGCCCGTCGGCGCTTCGGTACGCCGGACTGGCCGATGCGCTCACTGATCTCGACTATTCCTACACAGATACCGGTGATCTCGACGTAACACACCCCGAGTTGGGAAATCCTGACAGCGTCGAACCGTCGACCGGGCGGGCGAAATATCTCGCTGAGATCCGGGAACTGTGTGTCGATCTCGAAGCGACGGTTGCCGAAACGATCGCCGAGGGCGCGGTGCCGCTCGTACTCGGCGGGGATCACTCGATCGCCATTGGCTCCGTTCGCGGAAGCGCACGCACCGGCGATATCGGCATGGTGTGGTTCGATGCCCACGGCGATTTCAACACTCCCGAAACCACCCCGAGCGGTAACGTCCATGGCATGCCGCTGGCCGCCGTGCTGGGACACGGCAGCTTCGCAACCCTCGACTGGGCACCTGCGTCCATCGATCCCGAAAACGTCGCACTCGTCGGGATCCGGAACCTCGATGACGACGAACGCAAAGCCCTCCGGGACAGCGGCGTGACGATATTCACCATGAGCGACATCGACGAACGCGGCGCGACGGCCGTTACTGAAGAGGCGCTTTCTATCGCCGACGCACCCGATGGCATCCACGTCAGTCTCGATCTGGATTGGCTCGATCCCCGGGAAGCCCCCGGCGTTGGAACGCCCGTTCGTGGCGGTGTTACCTATCGGGAAGCCCACGCCGCGATGGAAACGATCGAAGAGACGAACCTCCGCTCGATCGAACTCGTCGAAGTAAATCCCATTCTCGATGACCACAACCAAACGGCCGAGCTTGCCGTCGAACTCGTCACCAGCGCACTCGGTAAAACCATCCTTTGA
- the prs gene encoding ribose-phosphate diphosphokinase yields MILPGSTAQSLAAALAAQTNDSLAVPQTTRFADGEFKVRVESKDDRAVIVCSTVCSEAHIELLQLQEIASRFAEDVITVLPYMGYARQDEAFVEGEPVSARAVARAISTGTDRVITVTPHEPHVRDFFDVPCDVVDGAHMLADPLPDDLTEPLFLAPDEGATDLAGTVRDAYGIGTTDYFEKSRDRDTGSVELHPSETDVTDRDVIVTDDIIATGSTMSKAIDHLRADDVARVFAACVHPMLADNARTKLADAGVEAVFGTDTIERSATTVSVAPAIADVL; encoded by the coding sequence ATGATACTCCCCGGATCGACAGCACAGTCCCTTGCAGCTGCACTCGCAGCCCAGACGAACGACTCGCTCGCTGTTCCTCAGACGACCCGTTTTGCTGATGGGGAGTTCAAGGTTCGTGTCGAGTCGAAAGACGACCGAGCCGTCATCGTCTGCTCGACTGTCTGTAGCGAGGCCCACATCGAACTCCTGCAACTACAGGAGATCGCTAGCCGATTCGCAGAGGACGTCATCACCGTGCTCCCTTACATGGGCTACGCCCGGCAAGACGAGGCGTTTGTGGAGGGAGAGCCCGTTTCTGCGCGGGCCGTCGCACGAGCCATCTCGACGGGCACGGATCGGGTGATCACCGTCACCCCCCATGAACCCCACGTTCGGGACTTTTTCGACGTCCCGTGTGACGTCGTTGACGGCGCACACATGCTCGCCGACCCGCTCCCCGACGATCTCACGGAGCCACTGTTTCTTGCCCCCGACGAGGGAGCGACCGATCTCGCTGGCACCGTTCGGGACGCCTACGGCATTGGGACCACCGACTACTTCGAGAAGAGCCGCGATCGTGACACCGGCTCGGTCGAACTCCATCCGAGTGAAACCGATGTGACTGATCGGGACGTGATCGTCACCGACGACATCATCGCCACCGGATCCACGATGAGCAAGGCGATCGATCACCTGCGAGCAGACGACGTAGCCCGCGTGTTTGCGGCCTGTGTCCATCCGATGCTCGCCGACAACGCTCGGACCAAACTCGCCGACGCTGGTGTCGAAGCCGTCTTCGGTACCGATACCATCGAACGGAGTGCCACTACTGTCAGCGTCGCCCCGGCGATCGCTGATGTGCTGTGA
- the cdd gene encoding cytidine deaminase: MNDSDLIEQAETALASAYVPYSEYRVGAAIETDDGTVFTGCNIETANYSNSLHAEEIAVGTAVAAGHRAFTRLAVVSSARDGVTPCGMCRQTLAEFCNEELRILCAVEEDIEEYTLGTLLPAAISRDTLENA; this comes from the coding sequence ATGAACGATTCCGATCTGATCGAGCAGGCCGAAACGGCGCTCGCGTCGGCGTACGTTCCCTACTCCGAATACCGCGTCGGCGCGGCGATCGAAACCGATGACGGAACCGTGTTCACGGGATGTAACATCGAGACCGCCAACTACTCGAACTCGTTGCACGCCGAAGAGATCGCGGTAGGCACCGCCGTTGCTGCGGGACACCGAGCGTTCACACGGCTCGCCGTCGTCTCCAGTGCGCGCGACGGCGTGACGCCCTGTGGGATGTGTCGTCAGACGTTGGCCGAGTTCTGCAACGAGGAGCTACGGATCCTCTGTGCCGTCGAAGAGGACATCGAGGAGTACACGCTGGGTACGCTGCTACCAGCAGCGATTTCTCGGGATACGCTCGAAAACGCGTGA
- a CDS encoding nucleoside phosphorylase: MADETDAVQYHLEVGPNDVAETVLLPGDTERVDRISAEWDDAEERANHREYRTVTGTYDGTPISVTSTGIGSPSAAIAVEELAAVGVETFIRVGSCGTIQPDVEIGDLIITNGVVRREGTSTEYVRETYPAVADHEVVTALVAAAERLGYDYHVGVTASTDSFYAGQGREGFDGFQSPEGRALYEELRDVNVLNFEMEASAICTLASIYGLRAGAVCTVYADRTNEEFRVEGQSRAAKTATLATALLAKMDETKRAVGADRWHAGLSLDLD, from the coding sequence ATGGCAGACGAGACAGACGCCGTCCAGTATCATCTCGAAGTCGGACCGAACGACGTTGCCGAAACCGTTCTCCTGCCGGGAGATACCGAGCGCGTCGACCGAATCTCTGCCGAGTGGGATGATGCAGAAGAGAGAGCGAACCACCGCGAGTATCGCACCGTCACCGGGACGTACGACGGAACGCCGATCTCCGTCACGTCGACCGGGATCGGGAGTCCGTCCGCAGCCATCGCTGTCGAGGAACTCGCCGCGGTCGGTGTCGAGACGTTCATCCGGGTGGGATCGTGTGGAACGATTCAACCCGACGTGGAGATCGGCGATCTCATCATCACGAACGGCGTGGTGCGACGAGAAGGAACCAGTACCGAATACGTCCGGGAAACTTACCCCGCCGTGGCCGACCACGAGGTCGTGACTGCGCTCGTGGCCGCCGCCGAACGGCTGGGGTACGATTACCACGTGGGCGTGACCGCCAGCACCGATAGCTTCTATGCGGGTCAGGGACGCGAGGGGTTCGACGGGTTCCAATCACCCGAAGGACGGGCGCTGTACGAGGAACTACGGGACGTGAACGTATTGAACTTCGAGATGGAAGCCAGCGCGATCTGTACGCTCGCATCAATCTACGGACTTCGTGCAGGAGCGGTCTGTACCGTCTACGCCGATCGGACGAACGAGGAGTTCCGTGTCGAGGGCCAATCACGGGCCGCCAAAACCGCCACGCTCGCAACCGCACTCCTGGCGAAGATGGACGAGACAAAGCGGGCGGTCGGAGCCGATCGGTGGCACGCCGGGCTGAGTCTCGATCTCGACTGA
- a CDS encoding class I SAM-dependent methyltransferase, translating into MAQSVWHEDEAFWDTFEGYVFAPEVIEKAPAQIDHLLSLLDLPDDGVVGDVPCGVGRHAVELADRGFRVTGVDATASYLSRASERARERGVSERTEFIHEDMRDVSRPNEFDAIINLYTSFGYFEDRADDERTARNFYDSLRPGGTLFMSLTSKETLAGKFEQRTWDERDGTYFLEEHEITDNWSWMENRWIVVTDEAVQEFTVSHRLYSAYELTTLLQRVGFEDVSVYGNLDGDPYDENAAHLVIVATK; encoded by the coding sequence ATGGCCCAGTCTGTGTGGCACGAGGACGAGGCGTTTTGGGATACGTTCGAAGGCTACGTGTTCGCTCCCGAGGTGATCGAGAAAGCACCAGCTCAGATCGATCACCTGCTCTCTCTGCTCGACCTTCCCGACGATGGCGTGGTTGGAGACGTTCCGTGTGGCGTCGGACGACACGCCGTCGAACTCGCCGATCGTGGATTTCGCGTCACCGGCGTCGATGCGACCGCTTCCTACCTGTCGCGGGCGAGCGAACGAGCGCGAGAGCGGGGCGTGTCGGAGCGCACTGAGTTCATCCACGAGGACATGCGGGACGTTTCCCGACCGAACGAGTTCGATGCGATCATCAACCTGTACACCTCCTTTGGCTATTTCGAAGATCGGGCCGACGACGAGCGCACCGCACGGAACTTTTATGACTCGCTTCGACCGGGTGGGACACTCTTCATGAGCCTAACGAGCAAGGAAACGCTCGCAGGGAAATTCGAGCAACGAACGTGGGATGAACGAGATGGCACCTACTTCCTCGAAGAACACGAGATCACTGACAACTGGAGTTGGATGGAAAACCGATGGATCGTCGTGACAGACGAGGCGGTACAGGAGTTCACCGTTTCTCACCGGCTGTACTCGGCGTACGAACTGACCACCCTGCTACAGCGGGTGGGGTTTGAGGACGTATCGGTGTACGGAAATCTGGATGGGGATCCCTACGACGAGAACGCCGCTCACCTCGTGATCGTCGCCACCAAGTAG
- a CDS encoding class I SAM-dependent methyltransferase codes for MAHGSEDTPADRTLTERLLYRVFGQPRGLLGRLGGWMMAGRKDVTIEWVVEQLSIRPTDRVLEIGFGPGDGIQMATRAAPEGYVAGVDHSALMVRMARERNATAVAAGSVDLRHGRASELPFETDSFETAFSINSMQLWPDVHAGLDELQRVLIPDGRAAFGFTHHAKQPPDELVDTLLSAGFESVELHERDRAICAVVTNG; via the coding sequence ATGGCTCACGGTTCGGAAGACACGCCTGCCGATAGGACGCTTACCGAGCGGCTATTGTACCGGGTGTTCGGGCAACCGAGGGGACTGTTGGGACGGCTCGGTGGGTGGATGATGGCTGGCCGAAAGGACGTGACGATCGAGTGGGTAGTAGAGCAGCTCTCGATCCGTCCGACCGACCGGGTGCTCGAAATCGGGTTCGGACCGGGGGATGGGATCCAGATGGCCACACGAGCCGCTCCCGAGGGATACGTCGCCGGCGTCGATCACTCGGCGTTGATGGTTCGGATGGCTCGTGAACGGAACGCCACAGCCGTCGCGGCGGGCAGCGTCGATCTCCGACACGGCCGAGCGTCCGAGCTACCGTTCGAGACCGACAGCTTCGAAACGGCGTTTTCGATCAACTCGATGCAGCTGTGGCCCGACGTGCACGCCGGACTCGATGAGCTACAGCGCGTTCTGATCCCTGATGGAAGGGCCGCTTTCGGGTTCACCCACCACGCGAAACAGCCCCCGGATGAGCTCGTGGATACCCTTCTGTCGGCCGGATTCGAGTCGGTCGAACTCCACGAGCGCGACCGGGCGATCTGTGCGGTCGTGACTAATGGGTGA
- a CDS encoding HTH domain-containing protein, protein MSSIELTTSQKDILRELINLYGQSERAVKGEDIADGVNRNPGTIRNQMQSLKALQLVEGVPGPKGGYKPTANAYEALGVQDLDEPANVPLFHNGEHVDANVQEIDLTSVHHPDLCRAEIRLHGSIKQFHDGDDVVIGPTPRSKLQIEGTVDGKDETNNVLIVSTSMMEAPASEPEH, encoded by the coding sequence ATGTCGTCAATCGAGCTCACGACCAGCCAAAAAGACATCCTTCGGGAGTTGATCAACCTGTATGGACAGAGCGAGCGGGCCGTCAAAGGCGAGGACATCGCCGATGGGGTCAATCGAAACCCCGGAACCATTCGTAATCAGATGCAGAGTCTCAAGGCGCTCCAGCTCGTCGAGGGTGTTCCTGGACCGAAAGGGGGGTACAAGCCGACAGCCAACGCCTACGAAGCCCTCGGTGTACAGGATCTTGACGAGCCAGCGAACGTACCGCTGTTTCACAACGGCGAGCACGTCGACGCGAACGTTCAGGAGATCGATCTAACGAGCGTTCATCATCCCGACCTTTGTCGAGCGGAGATCCGTCTTCACGGTTCCATCAAACAGTTCCACGACGGTGACGACGTGGTTATCGGGCCAACCCCCCGATCGAAGCTCCAGATCGAAGGCACAGTTGACGGCAAAGACGAGACCAACAACGTTCTGATCGTCTCGACATCGATGATGGAGGCCCCAGCGAGCGAGCCGGAACACTGA
- a CDS encoding NAD-dependent epimerase/dehydratase family protein, which produces MEGHRVLITGGAGFIGSNLANQLVDSNDVIVVDDLYLGTPENLDPSIEFHEASVLDEDLPADVDVLFHLAALSSRNMHEDQPRRGVRVNVEGFVNTVEQVREHGCDTVVYASTSSIYGSQTEPSCEEMAVEAQTGYEASKLARERYAEYYSNQYGMSMAGLRFFSVYQGYGGAEKHKGEYANTVAQFADDLANGRAPELYGDGSQTRDFTHVEDIVRGIELAAEHRLDGIYNLGTGESYDFNTVIELLNEALGTDIDPVYVETPFDDYVHDTLADSTKMSEATDWEPQISFEEGIERVCEPYT; this is translated from the coding sequence ATGGAAGGACACCGCGTTCTCATTACGGGTGGTGCAGGATTTATCGGTTCAAATCTCGCCAATCAGCTTGTCGACTCGAACGACGTTATCGTAGTCGACGACCTGTATCTCGGAACCCCCGAAAATCTCGATCCATCGATCGAATTCCACGAGGCGAGCGTGCTCGACGAGGATCTGCCTGCCGATGTCGACGTGTTGTTTCACCTCGCGGCGCTTTCTTCGCGGAACATGCACGAAGACCAACCCCGACGCGGCGTCCGTGTCAACGTCGAGGGCTTCGTGAATACAGTCGAACAGGTCCGAGAACACGGGTGTGATACGGTGGTGTACGCGTCGACATCGTCGATCTATGGGAGTCAAACAGAGCCATCGTGTGAGGAAATGGCCGTCGAGGCCCAGACCGGCTACGAAGCGTCCAAGCTCGCCCGCGAGCGGTACGCCGAATACTACTCGAACCAGTACGGAATGTCGATGGCGGGGCTTCGGTTCTTTTCGGTTTATCAAGGATACGGGGGCGCAGAGAAACACAAAGGCGAATACGCCAACACTGTCGCGCAGTTCGCGGACGATCTGGCGAACGGACGCGCCCCAGAGTTGTACGGCGACGGCTCACAGACCCGGGATTTCACCCACGTCGAAGACATCGTCCGCGGAATCGAACTCGCCGCCGAGCACCGACTCGATGGGATCTACAACCTCGGAACCGGCGAGAGCTACGATTTCAACACCGTGATCGAACTACTCAATGAGGCGCTCGGAACCGACATCGATCCAGTCTACGTCGAAACGCCGTTCGATGACTACGTTCACGATACGCTCGCCGACAGCACGAAGATGTCCGAGGCGACCGACTGGGAACCACAGATCAGTTTCGAAGAGGGGATCGAACGCGTCTGTGAGCCGTACACGTGA